Proteins encoded by one window of Erwinia pyrifoliae DSM 12163:
- a CDS encoding NAD-dependent succinate-semialdehyde dehydrogenase: MPYQTINPASNKLLKSWPEHSERQVEQALATADALYHSNWSKGDIQPRLQVLKKMADLIDSRVEELAKVASVEMGKLIAQSRSEVELCAQIARYYAENAERFLAPTRYPSELGEAWVEHHPIGVLVAVEPWNFPYYQLMRVLAPNLAAGNPVLVKHASNVPHCATLFEQLVHEAGAPQGTWTNLFVSSEQIAALIADDRVQGAALTGSERAGSAVAQQAGKYLKKTTLELGGNDVFVVLDDADLDKAVAAAAGARLSNCGQVCTAAKRFLVHEKVADQFLEKFTAAFKAIKIGDPLDESTTLGPLSSAGARDGLDKQVQQAIAKGAKRVLGGAPVAGEGCFYQPTILTDIKRSNPAYFEEFFGPVAQVYVVKDDDEVVQLANDSHYGLGGSVFTQNVARGKALASRIETGMVYINSATNTSAELPFGGVKRSGFGRELSDLGIKEFVNQKLVVVSKG, encoded by the coding sequence ATGCCTTATCAGACGATCAACCCCGCAAGTAATAAGCTACTTAAATCCTGGCCTGAACACAGTGAACGTCAGGTTGAACAGGCATTGGCCACGGCTGATGCGTTATACCACTCGAACTGGTCAAAAGGTGATATTCAGCCTCGCCTGCAGGTGCTGAAAAAAATGGCTGACCTGATAGACAGCCGTGTTGAAGAGCTGGCGAAAGTTGCCAGCGTGGAAATGGGTAAACTGATTGCGCAAAGCCGTAGCGAAGTCGAACTTTGTGCGCAAATCGCGCGTTACTACGCCGAGAATGCAGAACGTTTCCTTGCTCCAACCCGTTACCCCAGTGAGCTGGGTGAAGCCTGGGTTGAACATCATCCGATAGGCGTGTTGGTTGCCGTGGAACCCTGGAACTTTCCGTATTACCAGCTGATGCGCGTACTGGCCCCCAACCTTGCGGCCGGTAACCCAGTACTGGTCAAACATGCCAGCAACGTTCCTCATTGCGCTACGTTATTTGAGCAACTGGTTCACGAAGCCGGCGCCCCACAAGGCACCTGGACCAACCTGTTTGTGAGCAGCGAACAGATCGCGGCTCTTATCGCCGATGACCGCGTCCAGGGCGCGGCTCTGACCGGTTCCGAGCGTGCAGGTAGCGCCGTTGCCCAGCAGGCCGGCAAATATCTGAAGAAAACGACCCTTGAGCTGGGCGGCAACGATGTCTTTGTGGTGCTGGATGATGCTGACCTGGATAAAGCCGTTGCGGCGGCGGCTGGAGCGCGCCTGAGTAACTGCGGACAGGTTTGTACCGCAGCCAAACGTTTCCTGGTGCACGAAAAGGTTGCCGATCAATTCCTGGAGAAATTCACCGCTGCCTTTAAGGCGATAAAAATCGGCGACCCGCTTGATGAATCCACCACGCTTGGCCCACTCTCTTCTGCCGGGGCACGCGATGGTCTGGATAAGCAGGTACAGCAGGCCATTGCTAAAGGTGCAAAACGGGTGCTGGGCGGCGCCCCGGTGGCGGGTGAAGGGTGTTTTTATCAGCCAACCATCCTCACTGACATCAAGCGCAGCAATCCGGCCTATTTTGAAGAGTTTTTTGGCCCGGTAGCCCAGGTGTACGTCGTGAAGGATGATGATGAAGTTGTGCAACTGGCCAATGATTCCCATTATGGCTTAGGGGGTTCTGTGTTTACCCAAAATGTTGCGCGTGGTAAGGCGCTGGCATCACGAATTGAAACCGGCATGGTCTACATCAATTCTGCCACTAATACTTCGGCAGAACTGCCGTTTGGCGGGGTTAAGCGTTCCGGTTTTGGTCGCGAGCTATCTGACCTGGGAATTAAAGAGTTCGTTAACCAGAAACTGGTGGTGGTGAGTAAGGGCTAA
- the cycA gene encoding D-serine/D-alanine/glycine transporter produces MVDQSKEPFACEEAPDTLRRNLHNRHIQLIAIGGAIGTGLFMGSGKTISLAGPSIIFVYMIIGFMLFFVMRAMGELLLSNLEYKSFSDFAADLLGPWAGYFTGWTYWFCWVVTGIADVVAISSYFQLWLPNFSIWMSALLCIVVFLSLNIATVKLFGEMEFWFAIIKIVAIVALIVTGIMLVALHYPSPGGSHAALSNIWDHGGMFPKGLSGFFAGFQIAVFAFVGIELVGTAAAETHNPKTVLPRAINAIPLRIIMFYVLALVVIMAVTPWDHVVADRSPFVEMFVLIGLPAAASIVNFVVLTSAASSANSGIFSTSRMLYGLSQQGVAHRSFGILSRRAVPTTGLLFSCLCLLGGVALIYLIPNVMTVFTLVTTVSAILFMFVWTIILCSYLAYRKKHPQRHATSGYKMPLGKFMCWVCLAFFAFVLVLLTLEDDTRHALMVTPLWFVMLAAGWFLRKRKAGSPDNRLAPGKRR; encoded by the coding sequence ATGGTTGATCAATCAAAAGAACCTTTCGCCTGTGAAGAAGCGCCTGACACACTCCGGCGCAATCTGCATAATCGTCATATCCAGCTAATCGCCATCGGTGGCGCTATCGGCACCGGCCTGTTTATGGGGTCTGGGAAAACCATCAGCCTTGCCGGGCCATCGATCATATTTGTTTATATGATCATCGGCTTTATGCTTTTCTTTGTCATGCGGGCAATGGGTGAGCTGCTACTGTCTAATCTTGAGTACAAATCCTTTAGCGATTTCGCCGCCGATCTGCTGGGGCCATGGGCAGGTTACTTCACAGGCTGGACCTACTGGTTTTGCTGGGTGGTTACCGGCATTGCCGATGTTGTCGCCATCAGTTCCTATTTTCAACTCTGGTTGCCGAACTTCTCCATATGGATGAGCGCCCTTCTCTGCATCGTGGTGTTCTTGTCTCTGAACATTGCCACAGTTAAGCTATTTGGCGAAATGGAGTTCTGGTTTGCAATTATTAAAATTGTCGCCATCGTGGCGCTGATCGTCACCGGCATCATGCTGGTGGCATTGCACTACCCTTCCCCGGGCGGTAGCCACGCTGCACTGAGCAATATCTGGGATCACGGTGGCATGTTCCCTAAAGGCTTGAGCGGATTTTTTGCCGGTTTCCAGATTGCGGTGTTTGCTTTTGTTGGCATCGAACTGGTTGGCACGGCAGCAGCGGAAACGCATAACCCAAAAACCGTGCTGCCGCGTGCAATTAACGCTATCCCTCTGCGCATTATCATGTTTTATGTACTGGCACTGGTCGTCATTATGGCCGTCACCCCATGGGATCATGTGGTAGCCGATCGCAGCCCGTTTGTAGAAATGTTTGTACTGATTGGCCTGCCGGCAGCCGCCAGCATTGTCAACTTCGTGGTGCTGACTTCCGCTGCTTCTTCGGCTAATAGCGGCATCTTCTCAACCAGCCGTATGCTTTATGGCCTCTCGCAACAGGGTGTGGCTCATCGCAGTTTTGGTATCCTTTCACGCCGCGCAGTACCTACCACCGGGCTGCTTTTCTCCTGCCTGTGTCTGCTGGGAGGTGTGGCGCTAATTTATTTGATCCCGAACGTGATGACGGTATTTACGCTAGTCACAACCGTATCAGCAATTTTGTTTATGTTTGTCTGGACCATTATCCTTTGCTCCTATCTGGCGTATCGTAAGAAGCACCCGCAGCGTCATGCCACGTCGGGTTATAAAATGCCGTTGGGTAAATTTATGTGCTGGGTGTGTCTGGCATTCTTTGCTTTTGTACTGGTTCTGCTGACGCTGGAAGACGATACTCGCCATGCGCTGATGGTAACGCCACTGTGGTTTGTGATGCTGGCAGCAGGTTGGTTCTTGCGCAAGCGTAAAGCAGGGTCGCCTGACAACAGACTAGCGCCGGGCAAGAGGCGGTAA
- a CDS encoding YccJ family protein produces MATQQSKAHRVGEWANVRSTSTEIAEAIFEVANYDEKLAESIWEQQGSDEVLLRAFEKTDRDVLTWDNKVVERKNV; encoded by the coding sequence ATGGCAACGCAACAATCTAAAGCTCATCGCGTTGGGGAATGGGCAAACGTGCGTAGTACCTCAACAGAAATCGCCGAAGCGATCTTTGAAGTCGCTAATTATGATGAAAAGCTTGCTGAAAGTATCTGGGAACAACAGGGTAGTGACGAAGTTTTGTTACGCGCCTTCGAAAAAACCGACCGGGACGTGCTGACCTGGGATAATAAAGTGGTTGAGCGTAAAAACGTCTGA
- the agp gene encoding bifunctional glucose-1-phosphatase/inositol phosphatase — MIKKFSLCALAVCSALPGISARAAESDYQLEQVLMMSRHNLRAPLADNGSLLDKATQKAWPKWDVPGGELTTKGGVLEVYMGRYTREWLEQQGVTKQGECPASNAIYAYANSLQRTVATAQFFITGAFPGCDIPVSHQDAMGSMDPIFSPVITNDSEEFNKQALTALNSQSEKLVLKPAFQRLEKIINYKNSPACSGKKSCDLTSDNQNTFTADNGKEPGVSGPLKVGNSLVDAFTLQYYEGMPMEQVAWGQVKTPDQWQELAAIKNGYQDTLFASPVVAREVAAPLVDYIRSALVDQDQSTAPKVTLMVGHDSNIASLLSALDFKPYKLPGQNEQTPIGGMVQFQRWHDKKNDRQLVKVEYVYQTSWQLRDEQPLSLSNPPQRVTLHMAGCPTDANGFCPWDRFTQVLNKSLQGTPLQVPETAPAEPVASDHDAKPVDHDTAVNKALAAKAAEDRAAMEKAAADKAAADKAAEAEAAAEKAAVEKAAADKAAAEKAAAEKVATDRVAAAKAALEKAAAGTALPKQGAQDKAEADKAAADKAAADKAAAEEVAAHRAAATQAALEKAAAGTALPRQAAQDKTEADKGKTDNKQADSGSASPTSAK; from the coding sequence ATGATTAAAAAGTTCAGTCTCTGCGCATTGGCCGTTTGCTCAGCACTTCCAGGCATTTCTGCTCGCGCAGCGGAAAGTGATTATCAGCTGGAACAAGTGCTGATGATGAGCCGCCACAACCTGCGAGCGCCTTTAGCGGATAATGGCAGCCTGCTGGATAAGGCGACCCAAAAGGCCTGGCCAAAATGGGATGTGCCCGGCGGAGAGCTGACCACAAAGGGCGGCGTGCTGGAAGTTTATATGGGGCGTTATACCCGCGAATGGCTGGAGCAACAGGGGGTAACTAAACAGGGTGAATGCCCGGCTTCCAACGCCATCTACGCCTATGCCAACAGCCTGCAGCGCACCGTGGCCACCGCACAGTTCTTTATTACCGGCGCTTTTCCGGGCTGCGATATTCCCGTCTCGCATCAGGACGCCATGGGCAGCATGGACCCGATATTCAGCCCGGTGATTACCAATGACAGCGAAGAGTTCAATAAACAGGCGCTGACCGCTCTCAACAGCCAGAGCGAAAAACTGGTGCTTAAGCCCGCTTTCCAGCGCCTGGAGAAAATCATCAACTATAAAAACTCCCCGGCGTGCAGCGGTAAAAAGTCGTGTGATCTGACCAGTGACAATCAGAATACCTTCACGGCAGATAATGGAAAGGAACCCGGCGTTTCTGGCCCACTGAAGGTGGGGAATTCGCTGGTGGACGCATTCACCCTGCAATATTACGAAGGCATGCCGATGGAGCAAGTCGCCTGGGGGCAGGTCAAAACGCCCGACCAGTGGCAAGAGCTGGCGGCGATCAAAAATGGCTATCAGGACACGCTTTTCGCATCGCCGGTGGTGGCGCGTGAAGTTGCTGCCCCGCTCGTGGATTATATCCGCAGCGCACTGGTCGACCAGGATCAATCCACTGCGCCGAAAGTGACGCTGATGGTTGGCCATGATTCGAATATCGCCTCACTGCTGAGTGCGTTGGATTTTAAACCTTACAAGTTGCCAGGACAGAATGAGCAGACGCCAATTGGCGGTATGGTGCAGTTCCAGCGTTGGCATGATAAGAAAAATGACCGTCAACTGGTCAAAGTGGAATATGTCTATCAAACCTCCTGGCAACTCCGCGATGAACAGCCGCTATCACTGAGTAATCCGCCGCAGCGCGTCACGTTGCATATGGCGGGTTGTCCGACCGATGCCAACGGTTTCTGCCCGTGGGATCGGTTCACTCAGGTGCTGAATAAGTCATTGCAGGGAACGCCGCTTCAGGTGCCTGAAACTGCGCCGGCAGAACCTGTTGCATCGGATCATGATGCGAAACCGGTCGATCATGACACAGCAGTCAATAAAGCGCTGGCTGCAAAGGCTGCTGAAGACAGAGCCGCCATGGAAAAAGCCGCCGCTGATAAAGCGGCTGCGGACAAAGCCGCTGAAGCTGAAGCTGCCGCAGAGAAGGCCGCCGTAGAGAAAGCGGCTGCTGATAAAGCCGCTGCAGAGAAAGCTGCGGCCGAAAAAGTCGCCACAGACCGGGTTGCCGCAGCGAAAGCCGCCCTTGAAAAAGCGGCTGCAGGGACTGCACTGCCTAAACAGGGGGCGCAAGATAAAGCCGAAGCGGATAAGGCTGCCGCCGATAAAGCCGCTGCAGACAAAGCAGCGGCGGAAGAAGTCGCCGCGCACAGAGCTGCCGCAACCCAAGCCGCTCTCGAAAAAGCCGCTGCCGGGACGGCATTGCCAAGGCAGGCAGCGCAAGATAAAACCGAAGCGGATAAGGGCAAAACGGATAATAAGCAGGCAGATAGCGGATCCGCTTCTCCAACGTCTGCCAAGTGA
- a CDS encoding DMT family transporter — protein MVTFLSRYKFVVNPQEMVLILITVVWGGTFLVVNHAMTVSGPFWFIGLRFATAAVLLALISWPALRGLTWQEIKAGTFVGLAIGAGYGLQAYGMQTISGSKSAFITALYVPLVPLLQWIFLGRMPGLMSWIGVILAFCGLLLLANPGSGAISFNPGEMATLLSTLAIAAEIILIGACAGKVNVQRVTIIQLAVASLFGFIVMVPNGESVPPFSPYLLYSAVGLGIASALIQVTMNWAQCSVSPTRATVIYAGEPVWAGIVGRIAGERLPGMALLGGALIILGVLVGELKIKRRKKDKRRASAS, from the coding sequence ATGGTCACTTTTTTATCTCGTTATAAATTTGTCGTGAACCCCCAGGAAATGGTGTTAATCCTCATTACTGTGGTCTGGGGGGGGACATTCCTCGTCGTTAATCATGCAATGACTGTTAGCGGGCCGTTCTGGTTTATCGGGCTGCGCTTTGCTACTGCGGCAGTGCTTTTGGCGCTGATATCATGGCCGGCACTGCGCGGGTTAACCTGGCAGGAAATCAAAGCCGGTACGTTCGTGGGGCTGGCAATCGGCGCTGGCTATGGTCTGCAGGCTTATGGCATGCAAACTATTTCCGGCAGTAAATCGGCGTTTATTACTGCCCTTTATGTGCCACTGGTGCCGCTATTGCAGTGGATATTTCTCGGACGTATGCCGGGCCTGATGTCATGGATTGGCGTAATACTGGCTTTTTGTGGTCTGCTGTTGCTGGCAAACCCGGGGAGTGGGGCAATCTCGTTTAACCCGGGTGAAATGGCCACTTTGCTCAGCACCCTGGCTATCGCGGCAGAGATTATACTGATTGGTGCCTGTGCAGGTAAGGTCAACGTGCAGCGTGTAACGATTATCCAGCTGGCGGTCGCTTCATTATTCGGATTTATTGTTATGGTGCCCAACGGCGAATCGGTGCCGCCTTTCAGCCCTTATCTGTTGTATAGCGCCGTCGGGCTGGGTATTGCCAGCGCGCTGATCCAGGTAACGATGAACTGGGCGCAGTGCAGCGTTTCACCAACACGAGCTACGGTAATTTATGCCGGCGAGCCTGTCTGGGCGGGAATAGTTGGGCGCATAGCCGGGGAACGACTGCCGGGAATGGCCCTGCTGGGAGGCGCTCTTATCATCCTGGGTGTACTGGTCGGTGAACTGAAAATCAAGCGTAGAAAGAAGGATAAGCGGCGAGCTTCTGCTTCTTAA
- a CDS encoding metal-dependent hydrolase yields the protein MDFVSQLILGAVVTVALLGRRMPVWQAALVGVVCGTLPDLDMFIDRGDAISNMTQHRTESHSLLWLTLISPLLACLLWRIFRQPSAFARWWTAVWLALMTHPLLDLTTIYGTQLALPFTDRPFAIGCMSVTDPLYTLPLLVGLIAALIWRNRKGWRCNSSGLIFSCLYLAWSMAAQTWVIHVAHRQLLMHHGDVRQLLVTPTAFNTLQWRIMVVTPESYLEGFYSLLNPLKPLVLSTHARGWELYQQYSANQYVQRVAWFSRGFFAMKKVGNRVEITDLRIGEEAAYPFSFDLGTEPLEETPGKPERVSFKRLPLRKALDKLWSRF from the coding sequence ATGGATTTCGTTTCACAGTTAATACTGGGCGCGGTAGTTACCGTCGCCCTGTTAGGGCGCAGAATGCCGGTGTGGCAAGCGGCATTAGTTGGCGTAGTGTGCGGTACGCTACCCGATCTGGACATGTTTATTGACCGAGGTGACGCCATCAGCAATATGACTCAGCACCGGACCGAAAGCCATTCTCTGCTCTGGCTGACACTGATATCACCTTTACTGGCCTGTTTGCTCTGGCGCATATTCCGTCAGCCATCGGCGTTCGCCCGCTGGTGGACAGCAGTGTGGTTGGCGCTGATGACCCATCCGTTGCTTGATCTCACTACGATATATGGTACGCAGCTGGCGCTTCCTTTTACCGATCGCCCTTTTGCCATTGGCTGTATGTCTGTTACAGACCCGCTGTACACTCTGCCGCTGTTGGTCGGGCTGATTGCCGCGCTGATATGGCGCAACAGAAAAGGATGGCGCTGTAACTCATCAGGCCTGATTTTTAGCTGTCTGTACCTGGCCTGGAGTATGGCCGCGCAAACGTGGGTCATCCATGTCGCACACCGTCAGCTTCTGATGCATCATGGGGACGTGCGGCAATTGCTGGTTACCCCAACCGCGTTTAACACGCTGCAATGGCGCATCATGGTGGTGACACCTGAAAGCTATCTGGAAGGATTCTATTCACTACTTAATCCCTTAAAGCCGCTGGTATTAAGTACGCATGCCAGAGGGTGGGAGTTATATCAACAGTACAGCGCTAACCAGTACGTGCAGCGTGTAGCGTGGTTTAGCCGTGGTTTCTTTGCGATGAAAAAGGTGGGTAACCGGGTTGAAATCACCGATCTGCGAATAGGCGAGGAAGCGGCTTACCCATTTTCCTTCGATCTCGGCACTGAACCACTGGAGGAGACTCCGGGTAAACCAGAGCGGGTGAGTTTTAAGCGCCTGCCGTTAAGAAAGGCGCTGGATAAATTGTGGTCACGTTTTTGA
- the rutR gene encoding HTH-type transcriptional regulator RutR, giving the protein MNYGVKVNSVNHLPANAPTRRSRAVAAKRSAILAAALEFFSQYGIHGTTLDKVAERAGVSKTNILYYFPSKEKLYIAVLKDLLDVWLTPLRALRPEQQPLDAIRHYIRIKLEVSRDYPQASRLFCLEMLQGAPLLKAELAGGLRHLVEEKTAVMEAWMLQGKMSAVQPQHLIFMLWATTQHYADFATQVQAITGQTLEDEHFFNQTVENVQRMVVEGIRVR; this is encoded by the coding sequence ATGAATTATGGAGTCAAGGTGAATTCTGTCAATCATTTACCTGCTAATGCCCCTACGCGCCGTTCGCGCGCGGTAGCGGCAAAACGTTCGGCCATACTAGCCGCCGCGCTGGAATTTTTCTCACAGTATGGCATTCATGGCACCACCCTGGACAAGGTGGCCGAACGTGCGGGTGTCTCAAAAACCAATATTCTCTATTATTTCCCGTCAAAAGAAAAACTCTATATTGCGGTTTTAAAAGATTTGCTCGATGTCTGGCTCACCCCATTACGCGCGCTGCGCCCCGAGCAGCAGCCGCTTGATGCTATTCGCCACTATATCCGCATTAAGCTGGAAGTGTCGCGAGACTATCCCCAGGCATCCAGGCTGTTCTGCCTGGAAATGCTTCAGGGCGCGCCGTTGTTGAAAGCGGAGCTGGCTGGTGGACTGCGTCATCTGGTGGAGGAGAAAACAGCGGTAATGGAAGCCTGGATGTTACAGGGCAAAATGTCGGCGGTGCAGCCGCAACATCTGATCTTTATGCTGTGGGCCACCACCCAGCACTATGCGGATTTTGCCACCCAGGTACAGGCAATAACCGGGCAAACTCTTGAGGACGAACACTTCTTTAACCAGACGGTGGAAAACGTCCAGCGCATGGTGGTTGAGGGTATTCGCGTACGCTAA